In Micrococcus luteus NCTC 2665, a single window of DNA contains:
- a CDS encoding NUDIX hydrolase family protein yields the protein MSVRTPDPNPGWLSDEDLYEARRRLPMVYVEAIPVRLDSLGYVTEIGLLYVADETGTFQRSFVSGRVQYRETIRAALMRHLEKDLGPLAFPQLPPSVVPCTVAEYFPAPSETGLTDDRQHAVALVYVVPVTGECQPRQNALELTWLTPEEALGEDIQAEFIGGRGDLVRQALAHVGWGR from the coding sequence ATGAGCGTGCGCACCCCCGACCCGAATCCGGGCTGGCTGTCCGACGAGGACCTCTACGAGGCCCGGCGTCGGCTGCCCATGGTGTACGTGGAGGCCATCCCGGTGCGGCTGGACTCCCTCGGCTACGTCACCGAGATCGGCCTGCTCTACGTGGCGGACGAGACCGGCACGTTCCAGCGGTCGTTCGTCTCCGGCCGCGTCCAGTACCGGGAGACCATCCGCGCCGCGCTGATGCGCCACCTGGAGAAGGACCTCGGCCCGCTCGCGTTCCCGCAGCTGCCGCCGTCGGTGGTCCCCTGCACCGTCGCCGAGTACTTCCCGGCGCCGTCCGAGACCGGGCTGACGGACGACCGCCAGCACGCCGTGGCCCTGGTCTACGTGGTGCCGGTGACGGGTGAGTGCCAGCCGCGCCAGAACGCGCTCGAGCTGACCTGGCTCACCCCCGAGGAGGCCCTCGGCGAGGACATCCAGGCCGAGTTCATCGGTGGCCGCGGGGACCTGGTGCGCCAGGCCCTCGCCCACGTGGGATGGGGGCGCTGA
- a CDS encoding NADH:flavin oxidoreductase/NADH oxidase, translating into MTQTATPQTDAPAVTAIFEPFEINGVRVRNRLILPPMCQYSCEARDGVPHGWHFQHLGARAAGGFGIVVAEATAVTPEGRISAWDTGLWNDEQRDAWAPIAAFIASQGALPAIQLGHAGAKASTVPMHPGAPAGQPILEGPDSWETLSPSGVATNSMEIRTHAMRVDEIRETVQAFADAAERADRAGFGAVQLHAAHGYLIHQFLSPLTNTRTDEYGGDFEGRTRFLKEVVAAVREVWPADKVLGIRISGSDWVEGGWSIEETVRLAQELQGQVHWFDLSSAGIGDTYEGPQGPGYQVPLATAVKEGTEGIVVSAVGSLTGAEEVAAVVDEDRADAVCVGRAALANPNWPTAAALALDVPSEQVPMARQYFRAKW; encoded by the coding sequence ATGACTCAGACCGCCACCCCGCAGACCGACGCCCCCGCCGTGACCGCGATCTTCGAACCGTTCGAGATCAACGGCGTGCGCGTGCGCAACCGCCTGATCCTGCCGCCGATGTGCCAGTACTCGTGCGAGGCGCGCGACGGCGTCCCCCACGGCTGGCACTTCCAGCACCTGGGCGCCCGCGCGGCCGGCGGCTTCGGGATCGTGGTGGCCGAGGCCACCGCCGTCACACCCGAGGGACGCATCTCCGCGTGGGACACCGGCCTGTGGAACGACGAGCAGCGGGACGCGTGGGCGCCGATCGCCGCGTTCATCGCCTCCCAGGGCGCCCTGCCCGCCATCCAGCTCGGCCACGCCGGCGCCAAGGCCTCGACCGTCCCCATGCACCCGGGCGCGCCCGCCGGGCAGCCGATCCTCGAGGGCCCCGACTCCTGGGAGACCCTCTCCCCCTCCGGCGTGGCCACCAACTCCATGGAGATCCGCACCCACGCGATGCGGGTGGACGAGATCCGGGAGACCGTCCAGGCCTTCGCCGACGCCGCCGAGCGCGCCGACCGTGCCGGCTTCGGCGCCGTGCAGCTGCACGCCGCCCACGGCTACCTCATCCACCAGTTCCTCTCGCCGCTGACCAACACCCGGACCGACGAGTACGGCGGGGACTTCGAGGGCCGCACCCGCTTCCTCAAGGAGGTCGTGGCGGCCGTGCGCGAGGTGTGGCCCGCGGACAAGGTCCTCGGCATCCGCATCTCCGGCTCGGACTGGGTCGAGGGCGGCTGGAGCATCGAGGAGACCGTCCGCCTGGCGCAGGAGCTGCAGGGGCAGGTGCACTGGTTCGACCTGTCCTCCGCGGGCATCGGGGACACCTACGAGGGCCCCCAGGGCCCCGGTTATCAGGTGCCGCTGGCCACCGCCGTGAAGGAGGGCACCGAGGGGATCGTGGTGTCCGCCGTCGGCTCGCTGACCGGCGCCGAGGAGGTCGCGGCCGTGGTGGACGAGGACCGCGCCGACGCCGTCTGTGTGGGTCGCGCCGCCCTGGCGAACCCGAACTGGCCGACCGCGGCCGCCCTCGCCCTCGACGTCCCCTCGGAGCAGGTGCCGATGGCCCGGCAGTACTTCCGCGCCAAGTGGTGA
- a CDS encoding DedA family protein, whose product MTGGDPASLLDALGAWFHPLTALLVALDAPIPPVPSEVVVIGSGALAAEGRVSPVAAVLAAWLGCWAGDVGLYALFRHGLADRLDRWAWWRRIHRGIRTLLVRVGPAGSLAGLSVLRFVSGGRTASMAAAGIGGIRWPVFLWLSGAGSLAWSGSMVGLGWITGRATGLPWWASAMVGMVFGTLAGLMIAGIMAHRRRGRKG is encoded by the coding sequence GTGACGGGCGGGGACCCGGCCAGCCTGCTGGACGCGCTCGGAGCGTGGTTCCACCCGCTCACCGCGCTGCTCGTGGCCCTGGACGCCCCGATCCCGCCCGTCCCGTCGGAGGTGGTGGTCATCGGCTCGGGGGCGCTCGCGGCGGAGGGTCGGGTCTCCCCCGTGGCCGCAGTGCTGGCGGCGTGGCTGGGCTGCTGGGCCGGGGACGTCGGCCTCTACGCGCTGTTCCGCCACGGCCTCGCCGACCGCCTGGACCGCTGGGCGTGGTGGCGGCGGATCCACCGGGGGATCCGAACCCTGCTGGTGAGGGTGGGCCCGGCGGGCAGCCTGGCGGGGCTGTCCGTGCTGCGGTTCGTCTCGGGCGGACGGACGGCGTCGATGGCGGCGGCCGGGATCGGCGGGATCCGCTGGCCCGTGTTCCTGTGGCTGTCCGGGGCGGGCTCGCTCGCGTGGTCCGGGTCCATGGTGGGGCTCGGCTGGATCACCGGCCGGGCCACCGGCCTGCCGTGGTGGGCGTCCGCGATGGTCGGCATGGTGTTCGGTACCCTTGCAGGGTTGATGATCGCGGGGATCATGGCCCACCGTCGCCGGGGCCGGAAGGGGTGA
- a CDS encoding pseudouridine synthase, translated as MAVPSPLPPRNGVNATRLRLPASGWPTAQDYVLHRFGHVDPDGIRARFARGEVVAADGTALTPATPLGVHDDLWYYRDVPDEAPLPVTHTLLHRDEHLVVIHKPHFLSTTPGGRFVQETALVQLRNELGLDDLVPLHRLDRATAGVVMFSANPATRGAYHLLFERRAVAKTYEAVALLPDAPDDGARGPGTPADPVLGRFPLTVRSRIRKDKGVLRSVVEEIPPAASGRRAGAPVRTRRSNRPHAGANAESRVELLGVGVSAGTLAGRRVAHLRLTPRTGRTHQLRIHLAALGLGIAFDPFYPDLLDLAPDDVTQPLQLLSRSLRFTDPVTGEEREFTSPAQLQERPR; from the coding sequence GTGGCCGTCCCCTCTCCCCTCCCCCCGCGCAACGGCGTCAACGCCACGCGCCTGCGCCTGCCCGCCTCCGGCTGGCCCACCGCGCAGGACTACGTGCTCCACCGGTTCGGTCACGTGGACCCGGACGGCATCCGCGCGCGCTTCGCCCGCGGCGAGGTCGTGGCGGCGGACGGCACCGCACTGACGCCGGCGACGCCGCTCGGCGTGCACGACGACCTCTGGTACTACCGGGACGTGCCCGACGAGGCCCCGCTGCCCGTGACGCACACGCTCCTGCACCGCGACGAGCACCTCGTGGTCATCCACAAGCCGCACTTCCTGTCCACCACCCCGGGCGGCCGCTTCGTCCAGGAGACCGCGCTGGTGCAGCTGCGCAACGAGCTCGGCCTCGATGACCTCGTGCCCCTGCACCGGCTCGACCGGGCGACGGCCGGCGTCGTGATGTTCTCCGCGAACCCGGCCACCCGCGGCGCCTACCACCTGCTCTTCGAGCGGCGTGCCGTGGCCAAGACCTACGAGGCCGTGGCGCTCCTGCCGGACGCCCCCGACGACGGCGCCCGCGGCCCCGGCACCCCGGCCGACCCCGTCCTGGGGCGGTTCCCGCTGACCGTGCGCAGCCGGATCCGCAAGGACAAGGGGGTCCTGCGCTCCGTGGTGGAGGAGATCCCGCCGGCCGCCTCGGGACGCCGGGCGGGCGCGCCGGTGCGGACCCGGCGGTCGAATCGGCCCCACGCCGGGGCGAACGCGGAGTCCCGGGTGGAGCTGCTGGGCGTCGGCGTCTCCGCCGGGACGCTGGCGGGGCGGCGCGTGGCGCACCTGCGACTCACCCCGCGCACGGGCCGCACCCACCAGCTGCGCATCCACCTGGCCGCCCTGGGCCTGGGCATCGCGTTCGACCCGTTCTACCCGGACCTGCTCGACCTCGCCCCGGACGACGTCACACAGCCCCTGCAGCTGCTCTCCCGGTCGCTGCGCTTCACGGACCCGGTGACGGGCGAGGAGCGGGAGTTCACCTCCCCCGCCCAGCTGCAGGAGCGACCGCGGTGA
- a CDS encoding glucose-1-phosphate adenylyltransferase family protein, with protein MADPFPKDPEGAVVALVLAGGTGGRLMPLTAARAKPMVPLAGQYRLIDVVLSNLAHSRLRDVWVVEQYRPFTLNQHLAGGRPWDLDGTRHGLRLLPPAQGRAEEGFARGNGHAIAQQLPLLEQFGAETVVVLSADHLYQLDLRPVLAEHARSGAELTVVTTETDEDPSRFGVVQVDDDGAVTDYAYKPEDPAGTLVATEVFVFDVAALSGVVGDLVAGEDETATKDEGETDEDGDPVGSSLGDYGESIIPAFVARGRVREHRLVGYWRDIGTLDAYVRAHREILEGTGLDVAAEGWPLITNPHQAPPAWVAPDARVSGSLLNPGCRIEGEVSDSVVGPGVVVAAGATVRGSLLLGDCEVPAGAVLDTVVVDVGGAVPAHEVTGRAAPAEEVVVLTPQGRGPAEDETTGSGRPGRSD; from the coding sequence ATGGCCGACCCGTTCCCGAAGGACCCGGAGGGCGCCGTCGTCGCGCTCGTGCTGGCCGGTGGCACCGGCGGCCGCCTCATGCCGCTCACCGCGGCCCGCGCCAAGCCGATGGTGCCGCTGGCGGGCCAGTACCGGCTGATCGACGTCGTCCTGTCCAACCTGGCCCACTCGCGCCTGCGGGACGTGTGGGTCGTGGAGCAGTACCGCCCCTTCACGCTCAACCAGCACCTGGCTGGCGGCCGGCCGTGGGATCTCGACGGCACCCGCCACGGCCTGCGGCTCCTGCCCCCCGCGCAGGGCCGCGCCGAGGAGGGCTTCGCCCGCGGCAACGGGCACGCGATCGCCCAGCAGCTGCCGCTGCTGGAGCAGTTCGGCGCCGAGACCGTCGTGGTGCTCTCCGCCGACCACCTGTACCAGCTGGACCTGCGCCCCGTGCTGGCCGAGCACGCCCGCTCCGGCGCCGAGCTCACCGTGGTCACCACCGAGACGGACGAGGACCCCTCGCGCTTCGGCGTCGTGCAGGTGGACGACGACGGCGCGGTGACCGACTACGCCTACAAGCCGGAGGACCCGGCGGGCACGCTCGTGGCCACCGAGGTGTTCGTGTTCGACGTCGCCGCGCTCTCCGGGGTGGTCGGCGACCTCGTGGCGGGCGAGGACGAGACGGCCACCAAGGACGAGGGCGAGACCGATGAGGACGGCGACCCCGTGGGCTCCTCCCTCGGCGACTACGGGGAGAGCATCATCCCGGCGTTCGTGGCGCGGGGGCGCGTGCGGGAGCACCGCCTCGTGGGGTACTGGCGGGACATCGGCACCCTGGACGCGTACGTCCGCGCCCACCGGGAGATCCTCGAGGGCACCGGCCTGGACGTCGCCGCCGAAGGCTGGCCGCTGATCACCAACCCCCACCAGGCGCCACCGGCGTGGGTGGCCCCGGACGCCCGCGTCTCCGGCTCGCTGCTCAACCCGGGCTGCCGGATCGAGGGCGAGGTGTCGGACAGCGTGGTCGGCCCCGGGGTGGTCGTGGCGGCCGGCGCCACGGTGCGCGGCAGCCTCCTGCTCGGCGACTGCGAGGTCCCCGCGGGCGCGGTGCTGGACACCGTGGTGGTCGACGTCGGCGGGGCGGTCCCGGCGCACGAGGTGACGGGGCGCGCCGCGCCGGCCGAGGAGGTCGTGGTGCTCACCCCGCAGGGCCGAGGCCCGGCCGAGGACGAGACCACCGGCTCCGGCCGGCCCGGCCGGTCGGACTGA
- a CDS encoding DNA-formamidopyrimidine glycosylase family protein, producing the protein MPEGDSLVRVAHRLRPVLEGRVLTHADLRVPRHATADLTGWTVAEVLPRAKYLLMRLTPPTARPGARPLTLISHLKMEGRWLVSAVDARWGAPAWQVRAVLETAGHRVLGAQLGLLTLVPTADEATVLGHLGPDLLDPAWDTPDDGAALLAEGVRRLTARPERPVGLALLDQRLVSGIGNIYRCETLLLAGIDPHRPVGEVEDVAGLVLLARDLLRANVPPAAPAAGARRRTTGVRPNPGRPFGVEVLVPAGPPPGTTPGRTPGARGGGTPSYWVYGHDRAPCLRCRGPVRQEDYGSAEDDARRLWWCPHCQG; encoded by the coding sequence GCGCGTGCCCCGCCACGCCACCGCGGACCTGACCGGCTGGACGGTGGCCGAGGTCCTGCCGCGCGCCAAGTACCTGCTGATGCGGCTGACCCCGCCCACGGCCCGCCCCGGGGCCCGGCCGCTCACCCTGATCTCGCACCTGAAGATGGAGGGGCGCTGGCTCGTCTCGGCCGTCGACGCGCGGTGGGGCGCCCCCGCCTGGCAGGTGCGGGCGGTGCTGGAGACGGCGGGGCACCGCGTGCTCGGCGCCCAGCTGGGCCTGCTCACCCTCGTGCCCACCGCCGACGAGGCCACCGTCCTCGGCCACCTCGGCCCCGACCTGCTCGACCCGGCCTGGGACACCCCCGACGACGGCGCCGCGCTGCTCGCCGAGGGCGTGCGGCGGCTCACGGCCCGGCCCGAGCGGCCGGTCGGCCTGGCCCTGCTCGACCAGCGGCTCGTCTCCGGGATCGGCAACATCTACCGCTGCGAGACCCTCCTGCTGGCCGGCATCGACCCGCACCGGCCGGTCGGGGAGGTCGAGGACGTCGCCGGACTCGTGCTGCTCGCCCGGGACCTGCTGCGCGCCAACGTCCCGCCCGCCGCCCCCGCCGCGGGCGCACGGCGCCGGACCACGGGCGTGCGTCCCAACCCGGGGCGACCCTTCGGGGTCGAGGTGCTGGTCCCGGCCGGTCCGCCACCCGGCACGACGCCCGGCCGGACGCCCGGCGCGCGCGGCGGGGGGACGCCGTCGTACTGGGTCTACGGGCACGACCGCGCCCCGTGCCTGCGCTGCCGCGGCCCCGTCCGCCAGGAGGACTACGGCTCCGCCGAGGACGACGCGCGGCGGCTGTGGTGGTGCCCGCACTGCCAGGGCTGA